From the Camelus dromedarius isolate mCamDro1 chromosome 36, mCamDro1.pat, whole genome shotgun sequence genome, one window contains:
- the S1PR3 gene encoding sphingosine 1-phosphate receptor 3: MVLVPRPRPYSSNETLYEHYNYVGKLEGRLRDAPEGSMLTTVLFLVICSFIVLENLMVLIAIWKNNKFHNRMYFFIGNLALCDLLAGIVYKVNILMSGKKTLSLSLTVWFLREGSMFVALGASTCSLLAIAIERHLTMVKMRPYDANKRHRVFLLIGMCWLIAFSLGALPILGWNCLQNLPDCSTILPLYSKRYIAFCISIFTAVLLTIVILYARIYFLVKSSSRRVASPHNSERSMALLRTVVIVVSVFIACWSPLFILFLVDVACKVKECAILFEAQWFIVLAVLNSAMNPVIYTLASREMRRAFFWLVCACLVRGRGARSSPTQPALDPSRSKSSGSNHSSPSAKSKEDLPQGAAAPCITDRNKTLQNGIFCK; this comes from the coding sequence ATGGTGCTCGTGCCGCGCCCCAGGCCCTACTCGTCCAACGAGACCCTGTACGAACATTACAACTACGTGGGCAAGCTGGAGGGCAGGCTGAGGGATGCCCCCGAGGGCAGCATGCTCACCACCGTGCTGTTCTTGGTCATCTGCAGTTTCATTGTCCTGGAGAACCTGATGGTTTTGATCGCCATCTGGAAAAACAATAAATTTCACAACCGCATGTACTTTTTCATCGGCAACCTGGCCCTCTGCGACCTGCTGGCCGGCATAGTGTACAAGGTCAACATTCTGATGTCGGGCAAGAAGACGCTGAGCCTGTCTCTGACGGTCTGGTTCCTGCGGGAGGGCAGCATGTTCGTGGCCCTGGGGGCATCCACCTGCAGCCTGCTGGCCATCGCTATCGAGCGGCACCTGACCATGGTCAAAATGAGGCCTTACGACGCCAACAAGAGGCACCGCGTCTTCCTCCTGATCGGGATGTGCTGGCTCATCGCGTTCTCACTGGGCGCCCTGCCCATCCTGGGCTGGAACTGCCTGCAGAACCTCCCCGACTGCTCCACCATCCTGCCCCTCTACTCCAAGAGGTACATCGCCTTCTGCATCAGCATCTTCACGGCCGTCCTGCTGACCATTGTCATCCTGTATGCGCGCATCTACTTCCTGGTGAAGTCCAGCAGCCGCCGAGTGGCCAGCCCCCACAACTCGGAGCGGTCCATGGCCCTGCTGCGGACCGTGGTGATCGTGGTGAGCGTGTTCATCGCCTGCTGGTCTCCACTCTTCATCCTCTTCCTGGTGGACGTGGCCTGCAAGGTGAAGGAGTGTGCCATCCTGTTCGAGGCCCAGTGGTTCATCGTGCTGGCGGTGCTCAACTCCGCCATGAACCCGGTCATCTACACGCTGGCCAGCAGGGAGATGCGGCGGGccttcttctggctggtctgCGCCTGCCTGGTGCGGGGCCGGGGTGCCCGCTCCTCGCCCACCCAGCCGGCTCTCGATCCAAGCAGGAGCAAGTCCAGCGGCAGCAACCACAGCAGCCCCTCCGCAAAGAGCAAGGAAGACCTTCCCCAGGGGGCCGCCGCGCCCTGCATCACCGACAGGAACAAAACCCTGCAGAACGGGATCTTCTGTAAATGA